Genomic window (Candidatus Zymogenus saltonus):
CATCAGGTGGAGATTGAAAAAGAGAGCGGACGTCAAAAGACACGACAATGCGGATTCAATACCCAGCTGACCAACCGATTGTTAGATTGAAGCGGCGTCGGAAAAGAGGATATAAAGCCGAAAAATCGATTAAACAGGTTAAGCGCCTAACTTGCCCAATTTAACATTGCTAAATAACAACAGCAGTGGATCTCAAGCCAGCAGCGGGATGGAAATGAAATCCCTCCTGACCGGAGACGGTCCCCTTCGTATCAAGCCCCATATCAGCAGCGGGACAGAGACTGAGTGACTCTAAATGGAAACGGCCTCCTTGTCGATAAACTCGACCCCGATGTCCTTCATGGTGTTCATCGCCCTCTCGAGGTGGCCCGGCGGCGAATCGACCGGCCGTGTCAGGTCTTCTATCACAAACACCTCAAAGCCGAAGTTGACGCCGTCCATCGCCGAGTAGAAGACGCAGTAATCGAGGGCCAGTCCGCACATGAAGACCCTCTTTACGCCCCTCGCCTTGAGATACCCCGAAAGGCCGGTCTCGGTCTTCTTGTCGTTCTCCATAAAGACGCTGTAGCTGTCGATACCGGCGTGAATCCCCTTCCTCAAGATGAGGGTTATATCGTCCACGTTCACTTCGGGGTGGAAGTCCGCGCCGAAGGTCCCCCGAACGCAGTGGTCGGGCCAAAGCACCGGCCCAAGACCCGGCTCCTCGAACAGGTCGTACGGCTTTTTGCCGTCGTGGGCGCTGGCAAAGGACTTATGTCCTGCGGGGTGCCAGTCCTGCGTCCCCACAACGGTCGCAAAAAGGGGGAT
Coding sequences:
- the pncA gene encoding bifunctional nicotinamidase/pyrazinamidase, which produces MTAKGAEKKDIKIAADDALIVVDLQPDFMPGGNLAVEGGNEIIEDINDLIPLFATVVGTQDWHPAGHKSFASAHDGKKPYDLFEEPGLGPVLWPDHCVRGTFGADFHPEVNVDDITLILRKGIHAGIDSYSVFMENDKKTETGLSGYLKARGVKRVFMCGLALDYCVFYSAMDGVNFGFEVFVIEDLTRPVDSPPGHLERAMNTMKDIGVEFIDKEAVSI